One Epinephelus lanceolatus isolate andai-2023 chromosome 17, ASM4190304v1, whole genome shotgun sequence genomic window carries:
- the LOC117248012 gene encoding uncharacterized protein LOC117248012, giving the protein MPAISPPSPLLCVLLCVSVALQRSDLRLAYVTHNSFLYYSCTQDPQPCSISSLADCKCKDIQLSTLHRPQSHSSPVFRMRRLTVWFTSPLNTARLLNNSEVRHLTLIHCGAGGSKETPNFKEGHFAVQHLERLTVMNLDQRPVHHCPDANRAKNTDSNSDQDIDNGAHLDTNRYNRDRDTNLDVIADIKRDSLTLSSPQIQDIYLGRELGAAYHEQARLGIIHSSVLEWGAVIKAYTVQTHIDNDGVLPFPDLHLPKLPETSVIYVSFVY; this is encoded by the coding sequence TGCAGCGCTCTGACCTGCGCCTGGCGTATGTGACCCACAACAGCTTTTTATACTACTCCTGCACCCAGGACCCGCAGCCCTGCAGCATCTCATCACTTGCAGACTGCAAATGCAAGGACATCCAGCTTTCCACGCTGCACCGCCCCCAGTCGCACTCGTCTCCCGTTTTCCGGATGAGACGTTTAACTGTTTGGTTCACGTCACCGTTAAACACGGCACGTCTGCTGAACAACTCAGAGGTGAGGCACCTCACCCTGATCCATTGTGGCGCTGGAGGATCCAAAGAGACACCTAATTTCAAGGAGGGGCATTTTGCTGTGCAGCACCTGGAGAGGCTGACGGTGATGAACCTGGACCAGAGGCCGGTTCACCACTGTCCAGATGCAAACAGAGCCAAGAACACAGACTCAAACAGTGACCAAGACATAGATAACGGTGCTCATTTAGACACAAATAGATACAACAGGGATAGAGACACAAATCTGGACGTGATTGCAGACATAAAGAGGGATTCCTTGACTTTGTCCTCACCCCAGATCCAAGACATCTACCTGGGCCGAGAGCTGGGAGCAGCTTATCATGAACAGGCCAGACTGGGAATCATCCACAGCTCTGTGCTGGAGTGGGGAGCAGTGATCAAAGCCTACACAGTTCAGACACACATAGACAATGACGGCGTGCTGCCCTTCCCTGACCTCCACCTGCCTAAATTACCAGAGACATCTGTCATATATGTCAGCTTTGTGTACTGA